The Arcanobacterium pinnipediorum genome includes a region encoding these proteins:
- a CDS encoding RNA-binding S4 domain-containing protein → MSESVRIDLWLWSVRQTKTRSLATSECKAGHVRINGNVAKPSSPVKIGDEVRYRFQGFDRVLQVSALITKRTSATQAQLCYIDKSPHRPKVYVPLFTRERGTGRPTKKERRELDRIRRRDSNYGHIG, encoded by the coding sequence ATGAGTGAGTCGGTTCGAATAGATCTGTGGTTGTGGTCGGTACGCCAAACCAAGACGCGCAGCCTTGCCACAAGTGAATGTAAAGCCGGGCATGTGCGTATCAACGGCAATGTAGCCAAACCGTCGTCGCCAGTAAAAATAGGCGACGAAGTGCGCTACCGATTCCAAGGGTTTGACCGGGTCTTGCAGGTCAGTGCGCTGATAACCAAACGCACCAGTGCCACCCAAGCACAACTTTGTTACATAGATAAAAGCCCGCACCGCCCCAAAGTCTATGTTCCACTGTTTACCCGGGAGCGCGGAACTGGGCGACCAACGAAGAAAGAGCGACGCGAATTGGACCGAATTCGTCGACGTGATTCTAACTATGGTCACATAGGGTAG
- the rlmN gene encoding 23S rRNA (adenine(2503)-C(2))-methyltransferase RlmN yields MKKTKQVLPRVEQGPRPSLSFTAQRHGKPPRHLVDLSRTERRELVADLGYPQYRADQLSKHYFEHNCIDPEQMSDIPQSQRLDLVQQLLPPLITKVRDQVADQGKTIKTLWKLFDGAVVESVLMKYPDRATLCISSQAGCGMACPFCATGQAGLTRNLTTAEIIEQLRYARQAAAEGIFGEPVRVSNVVFMGMGEPLANYRAVRDALHRMIDPAPEGFGMSARNVTVSTVGLVPVINKLADEGLPVTLAVSLHAPDDGLRDDLIPINSRHKVGELLDSARHYFVRTGRRVSIEYALIKDMNDHQWRAQLLAAELNSRGRGWAHVNPIPLNPTPGSIWTASTAHATDTFVKTLTRAGISTTIRDTRGSDIDGACGQLAAEVVDRDHVSRRAAQAQAAVDARIDAHRHQPQDFDSTLAAISATHNGDDDDE; encoded by the coding sequence ATGAAGAAAACGAAACAGGTTTTACCACGAGTTGAGCAAGGGCCACGGCCATCATTGTCATTTACTGCTCAGCGACACGGGAAACCACCACGCCATTTGGTTGATCTATCGCGCACTGAACGCCGGGAACTGGTAGCTGATCTTGGTTACCCACAGTATCGTGCCGATCAGCTATCGAAACATTATTTTGAACATAACTGTATCGATCCGGAACAGATGAGCGATATCCCGCAATCCCAACGTTTAGATCTTGTGCAACAACTCCTCCCGCCACTTATCACAAAAGTTCGTGATCAGGTAGCTGATCAGGGCAAGACGATAAAAACGTTGTGGAAACTTTTCGACGGGGCAGTTGTTGAATCTGTGTTAATGAAATATCCCGATCGAGCCACCTTATGTATTTCTTCGCAGGCTGGTTGCGGAATGGCGTGTCCGTTTTGTGCTACTGGCCAGGCGGGTCTGACCCGCAATCTCACCACAGCTGAAATTATCGAACAGTTGCGCTATGCACGCCAAGCAGCAGCTGAGGGTATTTTTGGAGAGCCTGTTCGAGTATCAAATGTGGTCTTTATGGGAATGGGAGAACCACTGGCGAACTATCGCGCCGTGCGAGATGCGTTACATCGCATGATTGATCCTGCGCCGGAAGGTTTTGGAATGTCAGCACGCAACGTGACTGTCTCGACTGTGGGGCTAGTACCTGTGATCAACAAACTTGCTGACGAAGGCTTGCCGGTGACGTTAGCTGTATCGTTGCATGCTCCTGACGATGGGTTGCGCGATGATTTGATTCCGATTAATTCGCGCCACAAGGTTGGCGAACTTTTAGATTCTGCTCGCCACTATTTTGTGCGAACTGGACGCCGAGTCTCTATTGAGTACGCTTTAATTAAAGATATGAATGACCACCAATGGCGTGCCCAATTACTTGCTGCCGAGCTCAATTCGCGTGGGCGGGGTTGGGCGCATGTCAATCCGATTCCGCTAAACCCTACACCCGGTTCGATCTGGACTGCTTCAACTGCCCACGCTACTGATACTTTCGTCAAAACATTGACTCGCGCCGGAATTTCGACCACTATCCGCGATACTCGTGGTTCAGATATTGATGGTGCCTGCGGGCAGTTGGCAGCTGAAGTCGTTGATCGTGACCATGTATCGCGCCGAGCTGCACAAGCCCAAGCAGCGGTGGATGCTCGTATTGATGCTCACCGCCATCAACCGCAAGATTTTGATTCAACACTGGCAGCAATTTCTGCCACACATAATGGAGATGACGACGATGAGTGA
- a CDS encoding cell division protein DivIVA has product MSDTFSRVGWLHSGYSPAEVDSFFERAKLAYDNASEHSQEFTEASVRDVSFPWVRNGYHAQLVDAALDRLERAFVQRRRAICVRDQGEEEWVRMIYDRATSLYPRLRRPQGKRFAHPKRHGYSVSEVDQLIERVIAFFDKAQPLSSNEVRNITFTRAKGADAYEESVVDVFLDRVVSVLMSVE; this is encoded by the coding sequence ATGAGTGATACTTTCTCGAGGGTCGGTTGGCTACATTCTGGGTATAGCCCGGCTGAGGTTGATTCATTTTTTGAGCGTGCAAAACTCGCTTACGATAATGCTAGTGAACACTCGCAAGAGTTTACCGAGGCAAGCGTGCGAGATGTTTCTTTCCCCTGGGTGCGCAACGGCTATCATGCTCAGCTTGTCGATGCAGCTTTAGATCGGCTCGAACGAGCCTTTGTGCAACGACGCCGAGCTATCTGTGTGCGTGATCAAGGTGAAGAAGAATGGGTCCGCATGATTTATGATCGGGCAACTAGCTTGTATCCGCGTTTGCGTCGCCCACAAGGTAAGCGGTTTGCGCATCCGAAGCGGCATGGGTATTCAGTTAGCGAAGTAGATCAGCTCATTGAGCGTGTGATCGCATTCTTTGATAAGGCGCAACCTTTGAGTTCCAATGAAGTTCGCAATATAACTTTTACCCGGGCAAAGGGTGCGGATGCCTACGAAGAGAGCGTCGTGGATGTCTTCCTTGACCGGGTCGTTTCGGTATTGATGAGCGTTGAGTAA
- a CDS encoding ferredoxin family protein: MAESKFSLPPLNRRLAGNAYETDDGNSHIEIHQEALAASGFADTLIRICPAKVYSKNPDGTVAAEYAACLECGTCLALAPSGTLSWHYPESGMGISYREG; encoded by the coding sequence ATGGCTGAGAGCAAGTTTTCACTTCCGCCACTCAATCGACGCTTGGCAGGCAATGCCTACGAAACAGATGATGGAAATTCGCATATTGAAATCCATCAAGAAGCATTGGCAGCGAGCGGCTTTGCAGATACGTTGATCCGGATCTGCCCGGCGAAGGTCTATTCGAAGAATCCTGATGGTACGGTTGCTGCCGAATACGCTGCCTGCCTTGAGTGTGGCACGTGTTTAGCTCTAGCTCCATCTGGAACGTTGAGTTGGCACTATCCGGAATCTGGGATGGGGATCAGCTACCGCGAAGGCTGA
- the dxr gene encoding 1-deoxy-D-xylulose-5-phosphate reductoisomerase, with translation MRDVIILGSTGSIGTQTLDVIARHRDQFQVRALGAGGNQLELLAQQVALFEPDVVGIATEAKLTEFSQLWSQRYSDRTMPHLVGGSQAMVELARLGSGFSISDSDVVVNGITGSVGLLPTLAALHSGATLALANKESLVVGGALIADAMSWPGQIVPVDSEHSAIAQALRSGRHHKGLTSPIVDGSSEVSRIILTASGGPFRGMSRSELSDVTAEQALNHPTWSMGPVVTINSSTLMNKGLELIEAAYLFDVEPENIVPVVHPQSIIHSMVEFRDGSTIAQASPPDMCLPIALGLSWPQRLPNIATPNAWDQPVAWRFEPLDHEVFPAVRLAQTAVAASTLHPAALNAANEECVDAFLAGKLPYLGIIDTVREVLETLDFPCGTDVETVLDTERRAREYAHMLMSRRAN, from the coding sequence ATGCGTGACGTTATTATTCTTGGGTCTACTGGTTCTATCGGCACCCAGACTCTTGATGTTATCGCCCGCCACCGTGACCAATTCCAGGTGCGTGCGTTGGGGGCAGGAGGCAATCAGCTCGAACTCTTAGCACAGCAGGTGGCATTGTTTGAACCTGACGTTGTTGGGATCGCAACTGAAGCGAAGCTGACAGAATTTAGCCAGCTTTGGTCCCAACGCTATAGTGATCGTACGATGCCACATCTTGTGGGTGGCAGCCAGGCAATGGTTGAGCTCGCAAGACTAGGTAGTGGATTTAGCATAAGTGATTCTGATGTTGTCGTTAACGGTATAACAGGATCAGTTGGCCTGTTACCTACCTTAGCTGCTTTGCATTCTGGAGCTACGCTCGCATTGGCAAATAAAGAATCCCTAGTTGTTGGTGGCGCTTTGATCGCCGATGCGATGTCATGGCCTGGCCAGATAGTGCCAGTTGATTCTGAACATTCTGCTATCGCGCAAGCCTTGCGATCTGGACGCCATCACAAGGGTCTGACCTCTCCCATTGTGGATGGTTCTAGCGAAGTTTCGCGTATTATCCTTACCGCTTCGGGAGGCCCGTTCCGGGGGATGAGTCGCAGTGAACTCAGCGATGTGACAGCCGAACAAGCCTTGAATCATCCAACATGGTCGATGGGCCCGGTAGTTACTATTAATTCTTCAACGTTGATGAACAAAGGGCTTGAACTTATTGAAGCAGCCTACTTATTCGACGTCGAACCAGAAAATATTGTCCCAGTAGTTCATCCACAATCTATTATTCATTCAATGGTGGAGTTTCGTGACGGATCAACAATTGCGCAAGCCTCACCGCCAGATATGTGCTTGCCGATTGCATTGGGGCTTTCCTGGCCACAGCGTTTGCCGAATATCGCCACTCCCAATGCCTGGGATCAGCCGGTAGCCTGGAGGTTTGAACCACTCGATCATGAGGTTTTCCCCGCGGTTAGGTTAGCTCAAACTGCCGTTGCGGCCTCTACCTTGCATCCGGCAGCACTTAATGCAGCTAACGAGGAATGCGTTGATGCTTTTCTTGCAGGAAAACTGCCCTATCTAGGTATTATTGATACAGTGCGTGAGGTTTTGGAAACATTGGATTTCCCATGCGGTACCGACGTCGAGACCGTTCTTGATACTGAACGTCGTGCCCGCGAATATGCCCACATGTTGATGTCTCGCCGAGCGAATTAA
- a CDS encoding MFS transporter produces the protein MAPHEFSVPGSPRIYDRRQLLAVLLIPLMMALVQVSSVNNALPALTQALGSSPSEVQWVLSGYTLAIGVILVPAGRLGDIFGRSSLFMIGLVLFTLASLAAGLAQTTMTLNILRVFQGLGAGILSPQTTGLIVQYFQGKARTQAFALFGLVVSISVAIGPILSGLLIGWFGNDLGWRGGFAVNVPLGVLGLILGARWLPFGKERRTLGPDHEAVQQEYRDQEIAAGNTVVERREKIDIDPVGITLLTVAVLFVMLPFIHPTPTFWILLPLGVVGGVAWIAWEKRYKARGHYPMMDLDLLKLPSYGLGTLTGSLFFLAGPAIMAIVAIYLQNGIGVSALNVGLLTLPNAVFSAIGAMWSGRRAYDNGGVIQVLCTLIIVLSSVALAFIVWEIEHGANFWWATLPLAFQGFSFGAFGAANQTLTMMDVPRAHGGIAGGFLQTGQRMATAISIAMVTGVFFAGQNLGSTSPNWLAGMLLALGLVTFLASLTATSAFVMLRRVPKPIR, from the coding sequence ATGGCACCACATGAATTTAGCGTTCCTGGATCACCGCGCATATATGATCGCCGCCAACTACTTGCCGTTCTCCTCATTCCATTGATGATGGCTCTTGTTCAGGTAAGCTCAGTAAATAACGCACTCCCAGCCTTGACCCAAGCGCTAGGATCTTCACCGTCGGAAGTCCAATGGGTGCTTTCTGGTTATACCCTCGCTATCGGCGTGATCCTTGTTCCCGCTGGCAGACTCGGCGATATCTTCGGACGCTCTTCGCTATTTATGATCGGACTGGTGTTATTCACCCTCGCATCTCTAGCCGCTGGCCTGGCTCAAACCACCATGACGCTCAACATCTTGCGTGTTTTCCAAGGACTGGGCGCTGGAATACTTTCACCACAAACCACCGGATTGATTGTGCAATACTTTCAAGGCAAAGCTCGCACCCAAGCATTCGCATTATTCGGCCTAGTTGTTTCGATATCAGTAGCAATCGGGCCTATTCTTTCTGGCTTGCTCATTGGCTGGTTCGGCAATGATCTAGGCTGGCGTGGCGGCTTTGCAGTCAACGTACCGCTAGGTGTTCTCGGGCTTATCCTCGGCGCTCGATGGCTACCGTTTGGAAAAGAACGCCGCACGCTCGGACCAGATCACGAAGCTGTCCAACAAGAATATCGCGACCAGGAAATAGCAGCCGGCAACACCGTCGTCGAACGGCGCGAAAAAATCGATATCGATCCGGTGGGCATAACGTTGCTCACGGTAGCTGTTTTGTTCGTTATGTTGCCCTTTATCCACCCCACACCTACATTCTGGATATTGCTCCCCCTCGGTGTTGTCGGTGGCGTGGCCTGGATAGCGTGGGAAAAACGCTATAAGGCACGCGGGCACTATCCGATGATGGATCTCGATCTTCTTAAACTGCCCAGCTATGGACTAGGAACTCTAACCGGTTCGCTCTTCTTTTTAGCCGGCCCAGCGATCATGGCGATCGTCGCGATCTACCTACAAAACGGTATCGGAGTAAGCGCACTCAACGTCGGACTCCTAACCTTGCCAAATGCTGTTTTTTCTGCAATTGGAGCGATGTGGAGTGGCCGACGAGCCTACGATAACGGCGGTGTAATCCAAGTTCTTTGTACACTCATCATCGTATTGTCCTCGGTGGCTCTGGCATTCATCGTCTGGGAAATCGAACACGGTGCAAACTTCTGGTGGGCTACCCTGCCGCTGGCGTTCCAAGGCTTTTCTTTCGGCGCCTTCGGGGCTGCCAACCAGACCCTAACAATGATGGACGTGCCGCGAGCACACGGTGGCATTGCAGGCGGCTTCCTCCAAACCGGACAACGCATGGCCACAGCCATCAGTATCGCAATGGTCACTGGCGTATTTTTCGCAGGTCAAAACCTCGGATCTACCAGCCCGAACTGGCTAGCTGGAATGTTGCTAGCCTTAGGACTCGTCACGTTCTTAGCCTCACTCACCGCAACATCGGCATTCGTCATGTTGCGCCGAGTTCCTAAACCAATCCGCTAA
- a CDS encoding phosphatidate cytidylyltransferase, with protein MPHPPRPPQEVTSRAGRNVPAAVATGLGLLSVVGLSLAYKIEIFVALAIAFMVAGLWEIAGAFLARNIRIPFIPLIIAGVGMMLATWFWGLESGLIVFVVAAPLSMLWRTYMPKGNALTDGVAGVFALAWIGIFSMFALALAALEHGAFAVVALVLLPVASDTGGWLAGITFGKHPIAPSISPKKSWEGYVGSTLGALLAAFLTVWLGLGLPWYAAVIIGLTIPIFATAGDFSESLLKRDLGVKDMGSIFPGHGGVLDRVDSLLFCAPILYVVLTYGFGLN; from the coding sequence GTGCCGCACCCACCGCGGCCGCCACAAGAGGTGACCTCGCGTGCAGGTAGAAACGTCCCGGCGGCAGTTGCCACTGGGCTGGGATTGTTGAGCGTGGTGGGCCTATCCTTGGCATACAAGATCGAAATCTTTGTTGCTTTGGCGATCGCGTTTATGGTTGCCGGGCTCTGGGAGATTGCGGGTGCATTTCTTGCACGCAACATACGGATCCCGTTTATTCCGTTGATCATTGCCGGAGTAGGCATGATGTTGGCAACATGGTTTTGGGGTTTGGAAAGTGGCCTGATCGTTTTTGTTGTTGCCGCGCCACTGTCAATGCTGTGGCGAACATATATGCCTAAAGGCAACGCCCTTACAGATGGCGTTGCTGGGGTTTTTGCGTTGGCATGGATCGGGATATTTTCCATGTTTGCCCTCGCTTTGGCTGCACTCGAACATGGTGCATTTGCTGTTGTGGCCTTGGTTTTGCTTCCTGTTGCTTCCGATACCGGTGGGTGGCTTGCCGGTATTACGTTTGGCAAGCATCCCATTGCGCCCTCGATTTCACCGAAGAAATCCTGGGAGGGATACGTCGGATCCACTCTCGGGGCACTGCTCGCTGCATTTCTCACCGTCTGGTTAGGGCTTGGTTTGCCTTGGTATGCAGCGGTAATTATCGGATTAACCATCCCGATATTTGCTACTGCTGGTGACTTCTCGGAGTCACTGTTGAAACGTGATCTTGGCGTTAAAGATATGGGATCTATCTTTCCAGGCCACGGTGGCGTCCTCGATAGGGTAGATTCATTGTTGTTTTGCGCGCCAATTCTCTACGTGGTCCTCACCTATGGATTCGGCTTGAACTAG
- the pyrH gene encoding UMP kinase: MSSQPAPHGTRRVLLKLSGEVFGGGGIGLDTKVLRRTAEEIAEAVRAGVQVAVVVGGGNFFRGIELQENGMDRARADYMGMLGTVINAVALQDFLENSGIPSRVQTAITMSQVAEAYIPLRAIRHLEKGRVVIFGAGAGMPYFSTDTVSAQRALELHCNELLVGKNGVDGVYTADPRTDPNAVMLAELTYEQALRDHLKVVDAAAFSLCQDNGMTMRVFGMGTPGNVSRALRGEKIGTLVTSTTNN; the protein is encoded by the coding sequence ATGTCTTCTCAACCAGCTCCACACGGTACTCGCCGTGTTTTACTCAAACTCTCTGGCGAAGTGTTTGGTGGTGGCGGCATTGGCCTCGATACCAAAGTGTTGCGTCGAACTGCCGAAGAAATCGCCGAAGCGGTGCGTGCCGGGGTGCAGGTCGCCGTCGTCGTCGGTGGCGGAAATTTCTTCCGTGGCATTGAACTTCAAGAAAACGGAATGGATCGAGCGCGAGCAGATTATATGGGAATGCTGGGAACTGTGATCAACGCAGTGGCTTTGCAAGATTTCCTTGAGAATTCAGGTATTCCATCGCGAGTGCAAACCGCGATCACCATGAGCCAAGTTGCTGAGGCATATATCCCGTTGCGTGCTATCCGTCACCTGGAAAAAGGGCGCGTCGTTATTTTTGGTGCTGGTGCTGGAATGCCTTACTTCTCTACAGATACAGTCTCTGCCCAGCGTGCACTTGAACTCCACTGTAACGAATTATTGGTTGGTAAAAATGGTGTTGATGGCGTCTATACCGCTGATCCGCGCACCGATCCTAATGCCGTGATGCTAGCGGAACTGACCTATGAGCAGGCATTGCGAGACCACCTGAAGGTTGTCGATGCTGCAGCATTTTCGCTGTGTCAAGATAACGGAATGACTATGCGCGTTTTTGGGATGGGTACCCCAGGAAACGTGTCGCGCGCGCTACGCGGCGAAAAGATCGGTACCCTAGTGACATCAACTACCAACAATTGA
- the frr gene encoding ribosome recycling factor, with translation MIDETLLEAEEKMGKAIEVAHNDFSKIRSGRANPELFTSLVVDYYGAPTPLQQLATVSVPEARTVLISPYDRSAMKDIERAIQESDLGLNPTDDGQVLRINLPALTEERRREYVKLAKTKGEDARISIRAIRRKAKETLDKIKKDGDAGEDDVERAEKELETLTKKYVDKVDALLESKEKELMEI, from the coding sequence ATGATTGACGAAACACTGCTTGAAGCTGAAGAGAAGATGGGTAAAGCGATTGAGGTTGCCCACAACGACTTTTCTAAAATCCGCTCTGGTCGAGCAAATCCAGAACTATTCACATCGCTGGTTGTAGATTACTATGGTGCGCCAACCCCACTCCAACAGTTAGCAACTGTTTCGGTACCAGAAGCGCGCACCGTTCTTATCTCTCCATATGATCGTTCTGCTATGAAAGATATTGAGCGCGCTATTCAAGAGTCAGACCTTGGCTTAAACCCAACCGATGATGGGCAGGTGTTGCGGATTAATCTTCCGGCGCTAACTGAAGAACGTCGTCGCGAATACGTCAAATTGGCAAAAACTAAGGGTGAAGATGCGCGTATTTCTATCCGGGCTATCCGCCGTAAGGCCAAAGAAACGCTAGATAAGATCAAGAAAGACGGCGATGCGGGTGAAGATGACGTCGAGCGCGCGGAAAAAGAACTTGAAACCCTGACTAAGAAGTATGTTGATAAAGTGGATGCGCTTCTTGAATCCAAGGAAAAGGAATTAATGGAGATCTGA
- a CDS encoding M50 family metallopeptidase, translating into MAGMLPGILFMIVGLVLSVAIHELGHLIPAKKFGAKVSRYFVGFGPTLWSTHKGGTEWGIKAIPLGGFVSISGMLPPAGPHTVITKKDGSLTLAEEARRQSAQEFDDPAQPGAFWRLPARLKFIVMFGGPLTNLVLSVLLLAGVTLGIGLPHASTTIATVADCVDSTISCTPAPARDRIDPGDRIISWGKTQVDSWQEIQQAILAHGSEPIDVVLERAGKKESVEVTPVLREFTDSSGDVITKPYVGIGPVIDRQPGSIADVPHQAWQMASGTAKILLQLPMKLWDAASTLVTGEKRSPDSVVGLVGIADVAGSISATQAQNYGFVDRLADLCMLLAGLNMTLFIFNLIPLLPLDGGHILGAIIEGTRRKIAFAQGKPDPGAFDTARLLPVSYAMIMFFVFMTILLIVVDIVNPIV; encoded by the coding sequence ATGGCTGGGATGCTTCCTGGAATTTTATTTATGATTGTTGGCCTTGTGCTTTCTGTGGCGATCCACGAGTTAGGGCACTTAATTCCAGCAAAAAAGTTCGGCGCAAAAGTGAGCCGATATTTTGTGGGATTTGGGCCAACATTGTGGTCTACTCATAAGGGCGGAACTGAATGGGGAATCAAGGCGATCCCACTGGGTGGATTCGTTTCGATTTCTGGAATGTTGCCACCAGCTGGGCCACACACTGTTATTACGAAGAAAGATGGCTCGCTGACGTTAGCCGAAGAAGCGCGCCGGCAATCAGCCCAGGAATTTGATGACCCGGCCCAACCGGGTGCTTTTTGGCGTCTACCTGCGCGATTGAAATTCATTGTGATGTTCGGTGGCCCGTTGACGAATCTAGTATTGAGTGTTTTGTTACTCGCTGGGGTTACGTTAGGTATCGGATTGCCACATGCCTCAACCACCATTGCTACGGTGGCTGACTGTGTTGATTCTACGATCTCTTGTACTCCAGCTCCGGCGCGGGACCGCATCGATCCTGGCGATCGAATCATTTCCTGGGGAAAAACTCAAGTAGATTCATGGCAAGAAATCCAACAGGCGATTCTCGCCCACGGCAGCGAGCCGATCGACGTCGTTCTCGAGCGTGCCGGGAAGAAAGAAAGCGTCGAAGTTACCCCAGTTTTGCGTGAGTTCACAGATAGTAGTGGGGATGTCATAACCAAGCCGTATGTGGGCATTGGTCCAGTTATTGATCGGCAGCCCGGTAGTATTGCCGATGTTCCTCATCAAGCATGGCAGATGGCTAGTGGAACAGCGAAGATTCTGCTCCAGCTTCCGATGAAATTGTGGGACGCAGCATCAACTTTAGTAACTGGGGAAAAGCGTAGCCCAGACTCTGTTGTCGGTTTAGTGGGCATTGCTGATGTTGCCGGATCAATTAGTGCCACCCAAGCACAAAATTATGGATTCGTTGATCGACTCGCGGACTTGTGCATGCTACTCGCAGGGCTGAACATGACGTTATTCATCTTTAATCTCATCCCGTTGTTGCCGCTAGACGGCGGGCACATTCTAGGTGCGATCATCGAAGGAACTCGCCGGAAAATCGCATTCGCTCAAGGAAAACCAGATCCCGGAGCTTTCGATACTGCCCGGTTATTGCCAGTGAGCTATGCCATGATTATGTTCTTTGTTTTTATGACTATCTTGCTTATCGTGGTAGATATTGTTAATCCCATCGTGTGA